The DNA window GCATGCTAATCAACAAAAGGAGGGACAAGGCGATGACGAACAAAAACGACAGCAAAGACATGCGCAAAAATGCGCCAAAAGGCGACAATCCCGGGCAGCCGGAACCGCTTGACGGCTCAAAAAAGGTGAAAAACCGCAACCATACGCGGCAAAAGCATAATACAAGCCATGACATGTGAGCGCCTTGGCAACCGGCGGCGCTTGGCGCTTCTTTTTTCGTGCAAAGAGGAAGCCAGCGCCGCTTCTATAGATCTGCGAGAATATCGACATGCGGTGCAGATGCAAGGGAACAATGTTCACACGAACAAATTTACATAATAAATTTATGGTTTTCTTA is part of the Geobacillus sp. 46C-IIa genome and encodes:
- a CDS encoding small acid-soluble spore protein P is translated as MTNKNDSKDMRKNAPKGDNPGQPEPLDGSKKVKNRNHTRQKHNTSHDM